The Streptomyces sannanensis genome includes the window TCGCCTACCAGGAGCTCGGCGGAGACTACTTCACCCGCCGCGACCCCGAACGCGCCACCCGCCGGGCGATCACCCAGCTCAACCAGCTCGGCTACACCGTCACCCTCAACCCGAGGGAGACCGCAGCCTGACCGGCAGCCCCGAATGCCCCGGCGGTCATCCGCGACCACCGGGCACCCAGCCCTGCTCACACACACCCTGACCTGCTGCTATTTACGCGTCAGGTGTGGTTTGCAACCCCTCGGGCGGTGTCAGTGCCCTGTGACAGGCTGACCAGATGACTACGGAATCACAGCCCACCCCGGGGCAACTCACCATCGGCGAGCTGCTGGAGGGAATCGAGCTGCCGGCCATGGACGAGCACCTGCGCCATGTCCGTGAAACTCTCGCCGAGGTGGCCCGGCATCAAATCGACCTCACGCCCCTCACCTCCGGCCTGGAGCGAGCACTAACGCAGGCCGTGGAACCCGTGCGCCTCGCGTTGGCGGACCTGCCGCCGCTGCGCCTCGACCTGTCCTGGTTGGACGACCTGCTGCGCGACCACGCCCCCTGGCAGCAGATCCCCGACCGCATGCTGGAATCCCTCGCCGGCGTCCTGGACGACGCCCGCATCGCCGTCGAGGACGGCCAGGAGCGGGACGTGCCCGAGGAGATGCTCGCCGAGCTGGAGGAGCAGGCTGACCGGTTCGCCGCGACTGCGCCCGGCCCCGTACCCCCGACCGTGCAGAAGTACATGTTCGCCTTTTACATCGCCGCCCTGATGTGGTCGGCGCTGATGTATGTGTCCGTCACCTCCGACACTGCGAACGCCGTCCTGGACGAGACAATCCAGCACGGCGAGATCGCCGTGGCCGTCTTCGTCGCGGCCTGCGTGGCCTGGGACCGCCGGGGCGGCGGCCGCCAGGACCGCGAGGACTGAACCGGGGAGCGGGCAGGGCCCGCCGTGGGCCTACGGGGCCTGGTCGCCGAGCAGGGCGGACAGAGGAGCGCGCTCACGGGTGTGAGTAGTTGAGGTACAGGAAATCCCGGTGAGAACGATCTTGCTGGGGTCCGCCTACCTCGTACGGGCTTCGAGCTGCCGGTGGACGGTGCCGACGCGCAGTTCGCGCAGGTCGGGGATGTAGTTGTAGAGGGTGCCTGGGGAGACGCCGAGGAGCTTGGCGATCGAGGTGATGGAGCGGCCAGGGTCGGGCAGCAGGTCGCGGGCGGCCTTGATGACTTCCTCGGTGGCGACGGTGGGGCGCCCGCCGACCCGGCCGCGGGCGCGGGCGGCGGCCAGGCCCTCGTTGGTGCCGATGACGATGAGTTCGCGGATGAACTCCGCGATTATCTCAAGCCTTCCGGCGCCTGTCCTCGATGTTCAGCAAGGCTGCCGGAAGCCGTGTGATCTGTGGTTGTGACGTGGTTATCTCCCGCTTCATCCATGACGTTGATGAAGGGGAGGCGCCATGCTCGTACAGCGTGTCGTGTTGCCGACGGTGCGGGTGGACTCGTGGACGGTGCTGGGGGACGACGACGTTCCCGTGGAGCCGATCGAGCGCTACCTGGCCTATCTGACGGACGTCGACAGATCGCCCAACACCGTCAGGGCGTACGCCTACGACCTCAAGGACTACTGGACGTTCCTGGCCCACCGGGGACTGGACTGGCGTGAGGTCCGCCTGGAGGACCTGGGTGAGTACGTCGTCTGGCTGCAGCTGCCGCCGTCGGGCCGCAAGGGGCAGATCGCGGTGCTGCCCTCGGTGGAGCCGCACGTCAGCGCGTCCACGGTCAACCGCAAGCTGTCGGCACTGTCCGCGTTCTACGCCCACCAGTTGCGACACGGTGTCGATGTCGGTGATCTGCTGACGACCCTGCAGCCGCCCGGACGCCGGGGCGGCTGGAAGCCGTTCCTGCACCACATCAGCCCCGGCCGGCCCCAGCCTCGGCGAACGATCTCGCTGAAGGTCCCGAAGAAGCTGCCGCGCGTGCTTACGACGGCGGAGATGCAGGCCATCCTGGACGCCTGCGATCACCTGCGTGACCGCTTCCTGTTCGCTCTGCTCCATGAGACCGGGATGCGGATCGGCGAGGCCCTCGGCCTGCGGCATGCCGACATCGCCGCAGCCGAGCGGGAAGTCACGGTCGTTCCCCGGAACAACGCCAACCGGGCCAGGTCGAAGTCGCGCGAGCAGAGATCCATCCCGGTCAGCGCCGAGCTGCTGCGGCTGTGGAGCGACTACCTGCACGCCGAGTACGGAGATCTCGACAGCGACTACGTGTTCGTGAACCTCTTCGCTGAGCCGCGCGGACAGGCCCTGTCCTATCCGGCCGTCTACGACCTGGTGCTCCGGCTGCGGCGCCGCACCGGCATCGCCTTCGACCCGCACTGGTGCCGGCACACCGCGGCCACCCGGGCACTGCGTGACGGGGTCCCGATCGAGGTCGTCTCGAAGCTGCTCGGACATTCCTCGGTCACCACGACGTCGGCGGTTTACGGGCATCTGACCGTCGAGGACGCCCGCCGCGTCCTGGAGAAGGCCGGCTGGTTCCGGGGCACGGAGGTGCAGTTGTGAACGCCGTCCCAAATCCGCACGAGGACCGTCCTCCCCGGCCTGCGGGCCTGCTGGAGAAGCTCATGTCCGCGATTCGCCCTGAGTTCCGGCAAAACGACCTGGTCTTCGACCCCCGCCACCCAGTCTTCGGCGGTCCTGCCTGCGCCGTCGAGGGGTGCGACCGACCGGCCCGCAGCAACCGCATGTGCTGGGGGCACTCGGTGCGCTGGACCCGCGAAGGCAGGCCCGAGCTGGAGACGTTCCTTGTGACCACGCCCGCACGCTGGGTCGGACACCGGCTGCTGGACGCTTGTGCGGTCGACGGCTGCCGCTACGGACTCCACAGCCACGGCATGTGTCAACGCCACTGGCGGCAGTGGAAGCGGTGTGGGAGCCCGCCGATGACGGCATGGCAGACCTCCACGGCTCCGCTGCCCGTTCCGTCACCGCTGCCCGAGGTCTGCCGGATCAGCTACTGCGACCTGTGGGTGAGGGGAACCTCGGTGTTCTGCACGGGACACGACGGCCGCTGGAAGGCGCTCGGACGCCCCGACATCGAGGACTTCACCGCCTCCTACGAGGAGAGCGGACCCGGCGGGTCCGAGCACATCGACCTGCGCAGACTGCCCATGCAGCTACGCCTGGAGATGCAGTACGCGCTGCAGTGCCGCCATGACGAAGCCACCAAGAAGATCAGGCCCGCATGGGCCCAGCGCCTCGTCAACGCCCTCGCCGACGCCCAGGTCCGGTCTCTTCTCGACGAGCCGGAAGAGTTCTGGAAGACCTTCCGCGGTCCGACCGGCAACTGGGCCACGGGCTGGGGCACTTTCCTTCTTGGCGCCCGCCGACGCATCGAGGAACTGGTATACGGTCGCGGCTGGGAGGCGGAATACCCCCGCCCCGTCTG containing:
- a CDS encoding site-specific integrase; this encodes MLVQRVVLPTVRVDSWTVLGDDDVPVEPIERYLAYLTDVDRSPNTVRAYAYDLKDYWTFLAHRGLDWREVRLEDLGEYVVWLQLPPSGRKGQIAVLPSVEPHVSASTVNRKLSALSAFYAHQLRHGVDVGDLLTTLQPPGRRGGWKPFLHHISPGRPQPRRTISLKVPKKLPRVLTTAEMQAILDACDHLRDRFLFALLHETGMRIGEALGLRHADIAAAEREVTVVPRNNANRARSKSREQRSIPVSAELLRLWSDYLHAEYGDLDSDYVFVNLFAEPRGQALSYPAVYDLVLRLRRRTGIAFDPHWCRHTAATRALRDGVPIEVVSKLLGHSSVTTTSAVYGHLTVEDARRVLEKAGWFRGTEVQL
- a CDS encoding helix-turn-helix domain-containing protein — encoded protein: MIAEFIRELIVIGTNEGLAAARARGRVGGRPTVATEEVIKAARDLLPDPGRSITSIAKLLGVSPGTLYNYIPDLRELRVGTVHRQLEARTR